A region from the Candidatus Angelobacter sp. genome encodes:
- a CDS encoding penicillin-binding protein 2, which yields MIQPAQYRRLGMMALLLVVAFAGLGYRLVDLQIVRHEDLSRLAAARRESTIIHPSPRGDILDAKGNVLATCLFVKTVCADPSLIGTNQLVVARTLAPLLGMSEADLAQRLQPRVWTDKSGKEHADKYVPLKRKVTLDEWERIQGAMKNVASGVDEKKLPKRERIFYQNLRQRAIFTEPSDDQLRVYPGGALASHVLGFTAATDKVVEGAVVSELAGRDGIEASFNSALSGTAGWRQTENDRRRRELVLFREEDIAPRPGLNVVLTLDATVQDILEAELAKGMEANTPASISGIVLRPKTGAILAMASLPNFNPNQIDKRTPIANLRNRIVTDTFEPGSTFKAVVVSAALNEQVVSLNDVIYCENGLFPFAGHTLHDAGHHFGNLTVEEIIAKSSNIGAAKVGMKLGETRLYKYIRDFGFGSRTGIALPGEVRGTVRDVKDWYKVSIAQIPMGQGIAVTPLQMAMAISAIANGGRLMQPMLVDHLEDERKEEVLKCQPRVVRPVVREETARLMVQAMKKVVLPGGTAPKAALEHYTVAGKTGTGQKPPYSSHKYFSSFIGFLPADDPEICVAVFLDEPDLKRYYGGETAGPIFKAVAGRAAVYLGIRPDEQAPSVRPLKPSPNRAETIAETDVSNTLTAAQIRRNF from the coding sequence ATGATCCAGCCAGCGCAATATCGGCGGCTGGGGATGATGGCATTGTTGCTCGTCGTGGCCTTCGCCGGGCTGGGATACCGCCTTGTGGATTTGCAGATCGTCCGCCACGAAGACCTGAGCCGGCTGGCGGCCGCTCGCAGGGAAAGCACCATCATTCATCCGTCGCCGCGAGGCGACATCTTGGATGCGAAGGGAAATGTGTTGGCGACATGCCTTTTCGTCAAAACCGTGTGCGCGGACCCCAGTCTGATCGGAACCAATCAACTCGTCGTCGCGCGCACGCTGGCTCCTTTGCTCGGAATGAGCGAGGCAGATCTGGCTCAACGGCTTCAACCTCGAGTCTGGACCGACAAATCTGGAAAGGAGCACGCGGACAAATACGTCCCGCTCAAACGAAAGGTCACGCTCGACGAATGGGAAAGAATCCAGGGGGCGATGAAGAATGTCGCATCCGGGGTGGATGAAAAGAAACTGCCAAAACGGGAGCGCATATTCTATCAGAATCTTCGTCAACGCGCCATTTTCACGGAGCCGTCGGACGACCAGCTGAGAGTGTATCCCGGCGGCGCCCTGGCGTCCCACGTTTTGGGGTTTACTGCTGCCACGGACAAAGTCGTCGAGGGGGCCGTTGTGTCCGAGTTGGCGGGGCGCGACGGAATAGAAGCGTCGTTCAATTCAGCGCTCAGTGGCACGGCGGGCTGGCGGCAGACGGAGAACGACCGCCGCAGGCGGGAACTGGTCCTGTTTCGTGAGGAGGACATTGCGCCACGCCCCGGATTGAACGTCGTCCTCACTCTTGATGCAACTGTGCAGGACATCCTTGAGGCGGAACTGGCAAAGGGCATGGAGGCAAATACACCGGCCAGCATCTCCGGCATCGTCTTGCGCCCCAAGACGGGCGCCATTCTGGCCATGGCATCGCTTCCAAATTTCAATCCGAATCAGATCGATAAGAGGACGCCCATCGCCAATCTCCGCAATCGAATCGTTACGGACACATTCGAGCCGGGTTCAACCTTCAAAGCGGTCGTGGTATCAGCCGCGCTGAACGAACAGGTGGTATCGCTCAACGACGTGATTTACTGTGAGAACGGACTATTTCCATTCGCCGGGCACACTTTGCACGACGCCGGACATCATTTCGGCAATCTGACCGTCGAAGAAATCATCGCGAAATCATCCAACATCGGCGCGGCCAAAGTAGGCATGAAACTGGGCGAAACGCGCCTTTACAAATACATTCGGGATTTCGGATTTGGTTCCCGCACAGGCATCGCCCTGCCGGGCGAGGTGCGCGGCACGGTGCGCGACGTGAAGGACTGGTACAAGGTGTCGATCGCCCAGATTCCCATGGGACAGGGGATCGCCGTCACGCCGTTACAAATGGCGATGGCGATCAGCGCCATCGCCAACGGAGGACGGCTTATGCAGCCAATGCTGGTTGACCATCTTGAGGACGAACGCAAGGAGGAGGTTCTCAAATGTCAACCGCGGGTTGTCCGTCCGGTTGTCAGAGAAGAGACCGCACGGCTGATGGTCCAGGCGATGAAAAAGGTCGTGCTGCCGGGCGGCACCGCGCCCAAGGCGGCGCTGGAGCATTACACCGTGGCCGGCAAAACCGGTACGGGCCAAAAGCCCCCGTACAGTTCTCACAAGTATTTTTCTTCGTTCATCGGCTTCCTTCCGGCTGACGATCCGGAAATCTGCGTTGCGGTGTTTCTCGATGAACCGGATCTGAAACGCTATTACGGCGGTGAAACCGCGGGGCCAATTTTCAAGGCAGTTGCCGGGCGCGCGGCGGTTTACCTGGGCATCCGGCCCGACGAGCAGGCACCGTCCGTCCGTCCTCTGAAGCCGTCTCCGAATCGCGCCGAGACGATCGCTGAAACCGACGTCTCCAACACATTGACGGCAGCACAAATCCGGCGAAACTTTTGA